In a genomic window of Methanocalculus natronophilus:
- the istA gene encoding IS21 family transposase, giving the protein MSDIQRIVELYNLYGSKRRVAKELGMSRNTVARYLQRVQDVKDGVEDEILPKNRQIQRPCTIMTPEIRGCIHSILEENADRPKKQRWNGLKICHYLNKHGHGISYATVKREIASWKQKHGHRDVYIAQETDPGCRAEFDFGKTDLCICTRWGKYPMASMVLNNSLYRFGRVYHRETLLEIFDAHIRFFNEIGGVPATIFYDNMAAILNPRTKDWNPRFLEFSLFHGFEPHVCNPRSPHEKGTDEQSVGYMRRWAFSERNTFPSLDEANVCLAETIAEINAGNVYRRSSPPCVGLLAEQETFAPLPTLEFSNYQSRSARISKYSHVAFETNYYSVPDTYPGHHLTLKYSPDIVELVGGDQVLACHTRRFGKGELSYDLTHFLKTLSRKPGALPNSRLFRQLDEAIQRILHRHYSGRNKDFLPILSLFKEASEEELISAIHLLEEHGMVPTYETLRCVIMHQAGQVPDMSLPPDLIKMDDPNLSLYDHHLLGGR; this is encoded by the coding sequence ATGAGCGACATACAGCGCATTGTAGAACTCTATAACCTCTATGGATCAAAGAGAAGAGTCGCCAAAGAACTTGGAATGTCCCGGAATACTGTGGCACGGTATCTCCAACGGGTACAGGATGTCAAGGATGGAGTTGAAGATGAAATACTTCCTAAGAATCGCCAGATACAACGTCCCTGCACAATCATGACTCCAGAGATTCGAGGATGTATTCATTCAATTCTGGAAGAGAATGCTGATCGCCCAAAGAAACAACGGTGGAACGGACTGAAGATTTGTCACTACCTGAACAAGCACGGGCATGGCATCAGTTACGCAACAGTCAAGCGAGAGATCGCATCATGGAAACAGAAGCATGGCCATCGTGACGTCTATATTGCCCAGGAAACCGATCCTGGATGTCGCGCAGAATTCGATTTTGGCAAGACCGATCTCTGCATCTGCACGCGATGGGGTAAATATCCAATGGCATCCATGGTCCTCAATAACTCACTCTATCGGTTCGGCCGGGTCTATCATCGTGAGACACTCCTCGAGATTTTTGATGCCCATATCCGGTTCTTTAACGAGATTGGTGGAGTTCCTGCCACCATCTTCTATGATAATATGGCTGCAATCCTCAATCCAAGAACAAAAGATTGGAATCCACGGTTTCTTGAGTTTTCTCTCTTTCATGGATTCGAACCTCATGTCTGCAACCCACGGTCACCCCATGAGAAAGGAACCGATGAACAGTCAGTCGGGTACATGAGACGCTGGGCATTCAGTGAAAGGAATACGTTTCCGTCACTGGATGAGGCAAATGTGTGCCTGGCAGAAACAATCGCCGAGATCAATGCAGGTAACGTCTATCGCCGTTCATCTCCTCCCTGTGTTGGCCTTCTCGCAGAACAGGAAACGTTTGCCCCTCTTCCCACCCTTGAATTTTCCAATTATCAATCTCGCTCAGCCCGGATCTCAAAATACTCGCATGTTGCCTTTGAAACGAACTATTACTCGGTTCCGGATACCTATCCCGGTCACCATCTAACACTCAAATACTCTCCAGACATCGTCGAGCTGGTCGGAGGCGATCAGGTGCTTGCATGCCATACACGGCGGTTTGGAAAAGGAGAGCTTTCCTATGACCTCACCCACTTTCTCAAGACACTGTCACGAAAACCTGGTGCACTCCCAAACTCCCGGTTATTCCGACAACTCGACGAGGCGATTCAACGAATCCTTCATAGACATTATTCAGGGAGGAACAAAGATTTCCTCCCGATTCTCTCGCTTTTCAAAGAAGCATCTGAAGAGGAGTTGATATCTGCGATCCATCTGTTGGAAGAGCATGGCATGGTTCCAACCTATGAGACGTTACGATGTGTGATCATGCATCAGGCAGGCCAGGTGCCAGATATGTCCCTCCCTCCAGACCTGATCAAAATGGATGATCCCAATCTGTCTCTCTACGACCACCACTTGCTTGGAGGCCGCTGA
- a CDS encoding methyl-accepting chemotaxis protein, with the protein MAASEKNDLYLQILETSHDWEFLLGTNGSFLYVSPSCERISGYSPEDLLKDAALFHRIVHAEDLSRVKDALAVRDREEKEVKCRIKHKSGRERWIGLLCTVAKDTDGQSVGIRGSIRDITAETTRKMKQDAFVVTEVMRMVGNLKKAAEGDTSFNLDPAFSDEDTESFAGLISKMDTSLATLKKSLDHLMIDAKTMMNGLTDGDFKVRVDTGNHKGEFAACMDGLNGMLDAVTVPVHEAMRVCGSFAQADFSAAFDSSIRVNGEWEEFKKSLDRMGKVFNNTVKEITRVAGAFAEGDFSAHIDESLNVRGDLVAVKTALNTVSKDVSHMIRESNRMMETLVQAAAEADASIDEVSSGTQQIARTTGNVSEHTEKATNSAQQVLQAMEDLSAAVEEVTSSAESVATLSRNADEKSQDGVRVAKRAEEGMSEINTATAEIDGIIRDINTQMVEIGKIVGVISDLAHQTNLLALNAAIEAARAGDAGRGFAVVAAEVKALATESRNSAEHITGMIQNLRSGAEKASSAMDTANQVVRDGSDQMQQTIVSFNEIVDSVSRISRSIEEVASATEEQAATVEEITASIHEVTALMERTTHEAGDTAAATEEVSASVDEVARMVTHVTGISQETLEANKKFRIA; encoded by the coding sequence ATGGCAGCATCTGAAAAAAACGACTTATACCTCCAGATCCTTGAAACATCCCATGACTGGGAGTTTCTTCTCGGCACAAACGGATCGTTTTTATATGTATCACCTTCCTGTGAGCGGATCAGCGGGTATTCTCCTGAGGATCTTCTCAAAGACGCAGCACTCTTCCACCGTATTGTTCACGCAGAGGATCTCAGCAGGGTAAAGGATGCCCTGGCGGTCAGGGACAGGGAAGAGAAAGAGGTAAAATGCAGGATCAAACACAAAAGCGGGCGTGAGCGCTGGATTGGACTTCTCTGTACTGTTGCAAAAGACACTGACGGCCAGTCAGTCGGCATCCGGGGCAGCATCCGGGATATAACAGCAGAAACAACCAGGAAGATGAAACAGGATGCCTTCGTGGTCACAGAAGTGATGCGGATGGTTGGAAACCTCAAAAAGGCTGCAGAAGGCGATACATCATTTAATCTCGATCCCGCCTTTTCAGATGAGGATACAGAGAGCTTCGCCGGGCTTATCAGTAAGATGGATACCAGCCTCGCAACCCTGAAGAAATCACTTGATCATCTGATGATCGATGCAAAAACGATGATGAACGGCTTAACAGATGGCGATTTCAAAGTCAGGGTCGACACCGGCAATCACAAGGGAGAGTTTGCAGCATGCATGGACGGGTTAAACGGCATGCTGGATGCAGTGACAGTTCCGGTGCATGAAGCAATGCGTGTCTGCGGCTCATTCGCACAGGCTGACTTCTCTGCAGCATTTGACAGTTCAATCCGGGTCAACGGAGAATGGGAGGAGTTCAAAAAATCTCTTGACCGGATGGGGAAGGTCTTCAATAACACCGTAAAAGAGATCACCCGTGTGGCCGGCGCCTTTGCCGAAGGCGACTTCTCCGCCCATATCGACGAGAGTCTGAATGTCAGGGGGGATCTCGTCGCTGTCAAAACTGCACTCAATACGGTATCAAAAGATGTCTCCCATATGATCCGTGAATCAAACAGGATGATGGAGACTCTCGTCCAGGCTGCAGCAGAAGCTGACGCAAGCATTGATGAGGTTTCATCAGGGACACAGCAGATTGCCCGGACAACCGGCAATGTCAGCGAACATACAGAGAAAGCCACGAACTCCGCACAGCAGGTACTGCAGGCGATGGAGGATCTCTCTGCTGCCGTTGAGGAAGTGACGTCAAGTGCAGAGTCAGTTGCCACACTCTCACGAAATGCCGATGAGAAGTCGCAGGACGGGGTCAGGGTTGCGAAACGTGCCGAGGAAGGCATGAGTGAGATCAACACTGCTACAGCAGAGATCGATGGGATTATCAGGGATATCAACACCCAGATGGTTGAGATTGGAAAGATCGTCGGTGTCATCTCGGATCTTGCCCATCAGACAAACCTGCTGGCTTTGAATGCCGCAATCGAGGCTGCACGCGCAGGAGATGCGGGACGCGGATTTGCCGTTGTGGCAGCAGAAGTAAAAGCGCTTGCCACAGAATCAAGGAACTCAGCAGAGCATATCACCGGGATGATCCAGAACCTGCGATCAGGTGCAGAAAAGGCTTCATCTGCAATGGATACAGCCAACCAGGTGGTTCGGGACGGATCAGATCAGATGCAGCAGACGATCGTATCCTTCAACGAGATTGTCGATTCGGTCAGCAGGATTTCACGGAGCATCGAAGAGGTGGCAAGTGCCACAGAAGAGCAGGCAGCAACTGTTGAGGAGATAACAGCAAGCATCCATGAAGTGACAGCACTGATGGAGAGGACAACTCATGAGGCTGGCGATACTGCTGCTGCAACTGAAGAGGTTTCAGCCAGTGTTGATGAGGTAGCCCGGATGGTCACGCACGTCACCGGGATATCCCAGGAGACGCTTGAGGCCAATAAAAAGTTCAGGATTGCCTGA
- the porA gene encoding pyruvate ferredoxin oxidoreductase translates to MLMVATGNKAVAAAVKDAKPSVVAAYPITPQSEVVEKIAEYVVSGEMQARYIPVESEHSAMTACIGASVTGVRTFTATSSHGLLYMHEMLHWAAGARLPIVMANINRSLGPGWNVWAEHTDAYSQRDSGWLQFFVADVQEAYDTTLMAFRIAENTGILLPVMVNLDGFLLSHIIQSLDTVDPGDYLPPMELPHAIDTANPAGYGTLTGPQDHFRFRWEIERAMRNAPAVIREAEDEFFKRFGRKYGPTDEYLCEDADVLILSLGTLGREAEVSVDILRKEGIKAGSMRVRWFRPFPELNFGDRELVVIDRGYSFGFGGVLADSIRSRYHDASIYSVIAGLGGQEVTYDDIAGFVRDRKMGEEFWFGVDA, encoded by the coding sequence ATGCTGATGGTGGCAACAGGGAACAAGGCGGTTGCAGCTGCTGTGAAGGATGCAAAACCCTCGGTTGTTGCAGCATACCCGATCACTCCCCAGTCCGAGGTTGTCGAAAAGATTGCGGAATATGTCGTAAGCGGTGAGATGCAGGCACGCTATATTCCTGTCGAGAGTGAACACTCAGCAATGACGGCCTGTATCGGTGCTTCAGTTACCGGGGTCAGGACCTTTACCGCAACCAGTTCGCACGGGCTTCTCTATATGCACGAGATGCTTCACTGGGCAGCTGGTGCCCGCCTCCCGATTGTGATGGCAAACATCAACCGGTCGCTTGGACCGGGGTGGAATGTCTGGGCAGAGCATACCGATGCCTATTCACAGCGGGATTCCGGGTGGCTTCAGTTCTTTGTTGCTGATGTCCAGGAAGCCTATGACACGACCCTGATGGCGTTCCGGATAGCGGAAAATACAGGTATTCTTCTGCCAGTCATGGTTAATCTTGACGGGTTCCTCCTCTCCCACATCATACAGTCCCTGGATACAGTTGATCCTGGTGACTATCTCCCCCCGATGGAGCTTCCCCATGCAATCGATACTGCCAATCCCGCCGGATATGGCACACTGACAGGTCCCCAGGATCACTTCAGGTTCAGGTGGGAGATCGAACGGGCGATGCGCAACGCTCCGGCTGTCATCCGTGAGGCAGAAGATGAATTCTTCAAACGGTTTGGGAGAAAGTACGGCCCGACCGATGAGTACCTCTGTGAAGATGCAGATGTTCTCATACTCTCGCTTGGCACACTCGGCAGGGAAGCCGAGGTTTCTGTTGATATTCTCAGAAAAGAAGGTATCAAAGCCGGTTCCATGCGTGTCCGCTGGTTCAGGCCGTTCCCGGAACTCAACTTCGGTGACCGGGAACTTGTTGTCATCGATCGCGGCTACTCGTTTGGGTTTGGCGGTGTGCTTGCCGACTCCATCCGCTCCCGCTACCATGATGCATCGATCTATTCTGTCATAGCCGGGCTGGGCGGCCAGGAGGTTACCTATGATGATATCGCGGGCTTTGTCCGTGATCGAAAGATGGGAGAAGAGTTCTGGTTCGGGGTGGATGCCTGA
- a CDS encoding archaellin/type IV pilin N-terminal domain-containing protein, whose protein sequence is MDDGLTGLEAAVVLIAFVVVAAVFSHMVIAAGVSISGGVNAELYQGLSVAGSGLMVAGTVYATDLMSEQRYAQEVRIPIRLLPNSDPIDLSTLTIHIIGTDHYGLIPANDLLFAQTPASGRYSIRHPHRADQNPILKPGEMVTIAVRPTVVGNLQAGDNPTIEIIAPGIHPLRVQLSFPADLQPIMAVG, encoded by the coding sequence ATGGATGACGGACTCACTGGACTTGAGGCAGCAGTTGTCCTGATTGCATTTGTTGTTGTGGCTGCCGTCTTCTCCCATATGGTTATTGCTGCCGGGGTCTCGATTTCAGGTGGAGTGAACGCAGAGCTGTACCAGGGGCTCTCGGTTGCAGGATCCGGTCTTATGGTGGCAGGGACTGTCTATGCAACAGATCTGATGTCAGAGCAGCGCTATGCCCAGGAGGTGCGTATTCCAATCAGGCTCCTTCCAAATTCAGATCCAATTGATCTTTCGACGTTGACGATTCATATTATAGGAACCGATCATTATGGGTTGATACCTGCGAATGATCTGCTCTTTGCACAAACACCTGCTAGTGGACGCTACTCGATCAGGCACCCGCACCGGGCTGATCAAAATCCAATCCTAAAACCTGGTGAGATGGTTACCATCGCGGTCCGTCCAACAGTGGTTGGTAACCTGCAGGCAGGTGACAATCCGACCATTGAGATCATTGCACCTGGTATCCACCCGCTCCGGGTTCAACTCTCGTTCCCTGCTGATCTCCAACCGATCATGGCTGTCGGGTGA
- a CDS encoding transcriptional regulator translates to MVHERLIKTVISILISAGYDVSERCLLRPRSFDLLASDNTRLVIIKIVSQIDSVSEEIASDLEAMAHHLRAVPIIIGERARDAPLERSCVYLRYGLFAVAPSTLYDFLVERVPPLVYASPGGHYVNIDGVRLREIRELHNLSLGDLAHILGVSRRTISKYESGMGTTLEMALKLEELFDEAIVEPIDLFMDRPHDIINMMDLDDIQPVSPAAHLQEIGLELHPFRRAPFQAVALYEKTTIFACFGPAQKTVKRAALVGNLSQIAHARSLCILTDYHKEKKIGKTLVIGEEQLYSLDQGSDLVDLIPE, encoded by the coding sequence ATGGTGCATGAACGGTTAATCAAGACAGTGATCAGTATCCTCATTAGCGCCGGGTATGATGTCTCGGAGCGGTGCCTGCTCAGGCCACGGAGCTTCGACCTCCTTGCATCCGACAACACCAGGCTCGTCATCATCAAGATCGTCTCCCAGATCGATTCAGTCTCTGAAGAGATCGCATCTGATCTTGAGGCGATGGCGCACCACCTGAGGGCAGTGCCGATCATCATCGGAGAACGGGCACGTGATGCCCCGCTTGAGCGGAGCTGTGTGTACCTCCGGTACGGTCTCTTTGCTGTCGCACCATCGACACTGTACGACTTCCTGGTGGAGAGGGTGCCACCGCTCGTCTACGCCTCACCCGGAGGCCATTACGTCAATATCGACGGGGTACGGCTCAGGGAGATCCGGGAGCTGCATAACCTCTCCCTGGGTGATCTCGCCCATATCCTCGGCGTATCCAGGAGGACGATCAGTAAATATGAGAGCGGCATGGGCACAACCCTTGAGATGGCACTCAAGCTCGAAGAGCTCTTTGATGAGGCGATAGTCGAACCAATTGATCTCTTCATGGACAGACCACACGATATCATCAATATGATGGATCTCGATGATATCCAGCCGGTTTCACCTGCTGCCCACCTTCAGGAGATCGGCCTTGAACTCCATCCATTCCGGCGTGCCCCCTTCCAGGCAGTTGCCCTCTATGAGAAAACAACCATTTTCGCCTGTTTTGGCCCAGCCCAGAAGACAGTAAAACGCGCGGCACTCGTTGGAAACCTCTCCCAGATTGCGCATGCCCGATCACTCTGTATTCTTACCGACTACCATAAAGAGAAGAAGATTGGAAAAACGCTCGTTATCGGTGAAGAACAACTCTATTCACTTGATCAGGGATCGGACCTCGTTGACCTCATCCCCGAATAA
- a CDS encoding 2-oxoacid:acceptor oxidoreductase family protein, which translates to MFEIRIHSRGGQGGVTAATLIATAAFLDKKHATAAPFYGAERRGAPVTSFVRIDAEPIRIYSQIRSPDLVIVLDASIMDTVDVLQGMRPGGTLLINSSHPVDIEGFRVLTIDLTGVALAVDLVVSGSPILNTPVLGALAKMDVITKDSAEAAIRGMFTDERNIRAAEAAYAELVV; encoded by the coding sequence ATGTTTGAGATCAGAATCCATTCCCGTGGCGGCCAGGGCGGGGTCACTGCTGCCACGCTGATTGCAACGGCTGCTTTCCTTGACAAAAAACATGCGACTGCCGCACCATTCTATGGTGCTGAACGCCGGGGTGCGCCGGTAACCTCGTTTGTCAGGATAGATGCCGAGCCGATCAGGATCTACTCGCAGATCAGATCGCCGGATCTTGTTATCGTCCTTGATGCCAGCATCATGGATACCGTTGATGTCCTCCAGGGGATGCGGCCCGGAGGGACACTCCTGATCAACAGCTCTCACCCGGTGGATATTGAAGGCTTCAGGGTTTTGACGATCGATCTCACCGGAGTTGCACTTGCTGTTGATCTTGTTGTTTCCGGCAGCCCGATCCTGAACACCCCGGTTCTTGGAGCGCTTGCGAAGATGGATGTAATAACAAAGGATTCTGCTGAAGCTGCAATACGCGGCATGTTTACTGATGAGCGGAATATCAGGGCAGCAGAGGCTGCCTATGCGGAGCTGGTTGTATGA
- a CDS encoding flagellin produces the protein MADEDGFSGLEAAIILIAFIVVATAFSYVVLGAGFSASEKTRLVTGEAGKTTSALVVTGSVVGQADERGNKLKHLSFSSEVIGESVPASGIRYSLITTDSIVELSSQNVKLSWNYELEADGILSRGEILSIELTVTDAELVPGTPFTLTLHPPEGIPVSVRCQVPGSLTPNKYYMVG, from the coding sequence ATGGCAGATGAGGATGGCTTTTCCGGACTGGAGGCAGCAATAATCCTGATTGCCTTCATCGTGGTTGCCACAGCCTTTTCGTATGTAGTCCTCGGAGCCGGCTTCTCTGCGTCAGAGAAGACACGTTTGGTGACTGGTGAGGCAGGCAAAACCACGTCAGCTCTGGTAGTGACTGGATCTGTTGTTGGACAGGCAGATGAGCGGGGGAACAAACTGAAGCACCTGAGCTTCTCCAGTGAGGTTATCGGGGAATCCGTGCCTGCATCAGGTATCCGCTACTCCCTCATAACCACTGACAGCATAGTTGAATTATCTTCGCAAAACGTAAAACTCAGCTGGAATTATGAGTTGGAAGCTGATGGAATTCTCTCCAGGGGAGAGATACTCTCTATAGAACTGACTGTCACTGATGCAGAGCTTGTACCTGGAACACCATTTACCCTTACTCTCCATCCGCCAGAGGGTATCCCCGTTTCTGTCAGGTGCCAGGTGCCGGGAAGTCTGACTCCGAATAAATATTATATGGTGGGCTGA
- a CDS encoding 4Fe-4S binding protein, which yields MSDPVAMSRPGPGAAGKTGAWRTFCPVVDREACNACGLCAMYCPDGCIDDDFEIDLDYCKGCGICAQECPKKAIRMDREEQ from the coding sequence ATGAGTGATCCTGTTGCAATGAGCAGGCCAGGTCCCGGTGCTGCCGGAAAAACCGGTGCATGGCGGACGTTCTGTCCGGTGGTGGATCGAGAGGCATGCAATGCATGCGGCCTCTGTGCGATGTACTGCCCGGACGGCTGTATTGATGACGATTTTGAGATCGATCTCGACTATTGTAAAGGCTGTGGCATCTGTGCCCAGGAATGCCCAAAAAAAGCGATCCGGATGGATCGTGAAGAGCAGTAA
- the istB gene encoding IS21-like element helper ATPase IstB — MSARIEELCRTLRLSGLAASVRDLDPGPCSEEITGFLLQALENEYDLRLERKRVSAIRTAGFPTMKRFDDLVVDLLPEDARSYLSLLKELQFLKEHQNVLMIGNSGTGKTHLAIAIGVLACEQNYRVIFKTTAGLVNELVEAKQERRLTYLLRQLKRVDLLILDELGYITFDLAGAELLFQLLASRYETASTLVTSNLMFSEWVKVFHDKSLTAALLDRITHRALVLNMTGTSFRQR, encoded by the coding sequence ATGTCTGCAAGGATTGAGGAGCTCTGCCGTACACTGCGTCTCTCAGGGCTTGCAGCATCTGTACGTGACCTTGACCCGGGTCCCTGCTCAGAAGAGATTACCGGGTTTCTGCTTCAGGCTCTGGAGAATGAATATGATCTGAGGTTAGAGCGGAAACGGGTGAGCGCCATTCGTACCGCTGGTTTTCCGACAATGAAACGGTTTGATGATCTTGTTGTTGATCTGTTGCCCGAAGATGCTCGTTCCTATCTTTCCCTGCTGAAAGAATTACAGTTTCTCAAAGAACATCAGAACGTGCTCATGATCGGGAATTCCGGAACTGGAAAGACTCATCTTGCGATTGCTATTGGTGTCCTGGCATGTGAACAGAATTACCGGGTGATTTTCAAGACAACAGCCGGTCTGGTGAATGAGCTGGTCGAGGCAAAACAAGAACGTAGGTTAACCTATCTTCTCCGGCAGTTAAAACGTGTAGATCTCCTGATTCTTGATGAGTTAGGATATATCACGTTTGATCTTGCGGGAGCAGAACTGTTGTTTCAGCTGCTTGCATCACGGTATGAGACGGCCAGTACATTGGTGACATCGAACCTGATGTTCTCTGAGTGGGTGAAGGTATTCCATGACAAGTCACTTACAGCGGCTCTGCTTGATCGGATCACCCATCGAGCACTTGTGCTGAACATGACTGGCACAAGTTTTCGGCAGCGATAG
- the thsA gene encoding thermosome subunit alpha yields MSAQLGGQPILILKEGSSRTRGRDAQGMNIAAAKAVAAAVRTTLGPKGMDKMLVDTIGDVVITNDGVTILKEMDIEHPAAKMMVEIAKTQDDEVGDGTTTAVVVGGELLKKAEDLLEQDVHPTVIAQGYRQAAEKAQEIVREIAFDIEIKDTELLKKIAETAMTGKGAEAAKEKLCDLIVKAITMVTDEDGTVDTENVKVEKKVGGSINDSEIIEGMIIDKERVHPGMPKLVQDAKILLLNAAIEFKKTEVDAEISITSPDQLQMFLDEEEKMIKTIVNKVIASGANVVFCQKGVDDIAQHYLAKAGILAIRRVKKSDMEKLSRATGAALVSSIDAITTEELGSAGRIEERKVSGEEMIFVEECKNPKAVSIIIKGGTDHVVDELERAIEDALRVVGVVVEDKKVVAGGGAPEVELSLRLRDYASSVGGRAQLAIEAFASALEVIPRTLAENAGLDPIDMLVELRAAHEQKKKTFGLNVFEAKATDMKKAGVVEPLRVKTQAISSAAEVAVMILRIDDVIASSGKGGGMPSEEEMAAMGGMGGMGGMGGMPPGMM; encoded by the coding sequence ATGTCAGCACAACTTGGAGGACAACCGATTCTTATTCTAAAAGAAGGAAGCTCCCGAACACGGGGACGCGACGCACAGGGAATGAACATTGCAGCAGCAAAAGCAGTTGCAGCAGCAGTCAGGACAACGCTTGGCCCAAAGGGCATGGACAAGATGCTCGTCGACACCATCGGTGATGTTGTCATCACAAACGATGGTGTAACAATCCTCAAGGAGATGGATATTGAGCACCCGGCCGCAAAGATGATGGTCGAGATCGCCAAGACCCAGGACGACGAAGTCGGTGATGGAACCACAACCGCAGTTGTCGTTGGTGGAGAGCTCCTGAAGAAGGCAGAGGATCTCCTCGAGCAGGACGTCCACCCAACCGTGATTGCTCAGGGATACCGTCAGGCAGCAGAGAAGGCCCAGGAGATCGTCAGGGAGATCGCCTTTGACATCGAGATCAAGGACACCGAACTGCTCAAGAAGATCGCTGAAACCGCAATGACCGGAAAGGGTGCAGAGGCTGCAAAAGAGAAGCTCTGCGACCTGATCGTCAAGGCGATCACAATGGTCACCGACGAGGATGGAACAGTCGATACCGAGAATGTCAAGGTCGAGAAGAAGGTCGGCGGATCAATCAATGACTCTGAGATCATCGAAGGCATGATCATCGACAAGGAGCGTGTCCACCCCGGCATGCCAAAGCTCGTTCAGGACGCAAAAATCCTCCTCTTAAACGCAGCAATCGAGTTTAAGAAGACCGAAGTCGATGCAGAGATCAGCATCACAAGCCCTGACCAGCTCCAGATGTTCCTTGATGAGGAAGAGAAGATGATCAAGACGATCGTCAACAAGGTCATCGCATCAGGTGCCAATGTTGTCTTCTGCCAGAAGGGTGTCGACGATATCGCCCAGCACTACCTTGCAAAGGCAGGCATCCTGGCAATCCGCCGTGTGAAGAAGTCCGATATGGAGAAACTCTCACGCGCAACCGGAGCAGCACTCGTCTCATCCATTGATGCAATCACAACCGAGGAGCTCGGATCTGCAGGCAGGATTGAAGAGCGGAAGGTATCAGGCGAAGAGATGATCTTTGTCGAAGAGTGCAAGAATCCAAAAGCAGTCTCGATCATCATCAAGGGCGGTACTGACCATGTCGTCGACGAACTTGAACGTGCAATCGAAGATGCGCTCCGTGTCGTCGGTGTTGTCGTTGAAGACAAAAAGGTCGTTGCCGGCGGGGGCGCACCCGAGGTTGAACTCTCGCTCCGTCTCCGTGATTATGCATCCAGTGTTGGCGGACGTGCCCAGCTTGCTATCGAGGCATTTGCAAGTGCACTTGAAGTCATCCCCCGGACCCTTGCCGAGAACGCAGGGCTCGACCCGATCGACATGCTGGTAGAGCTCCGTGCAGCACACGAGCAGAAGAAGAAGACTTTCGGCCTGAATGTCTTTGAAGCAAAGGCAACCGACATGAAGAAAGCCGGCGTCGTTGAGCCTCTCCGTGTCAAGACACAGGCAATCTCCTCAGCTGCCGAAGTCGCTGTTATGATCCTCAGGATCGATGATGTCATCGCCTCTTCCGGAAAGGGCGGCGGAATGCCGAGCGAGGAAGAGATGGCTGCCATGGGCGGCATGGGCGGTATGGGTGGAATGGGCGGCATGCCCCCAGGCATGATGTAA
- a CDS encoding thiamine pyrophosphate-dependent enzyme yields the protein MSEIPKEEYIEKCTTACAGCTSSLALRYVLKAAGPDTVLVVPACCTSILQGAYPKTAFSVPVYNIAFAAAAACASGMSEAFLSMGKKTNVIVYAGDGGTVDIGIQALSGALERGTDFLYICYDNEAYGNTGMQRSGATPAGARTTTTPGGKTDAKKDLDRIIAAHNIPYQATATPAYPKDLYEKVKTALATPGPSFLHILIPCPPGWRISSDMSVTVGKMAVKTGSFVLWERKYGELTISSPSKTAMKRRAPLRDYLSVQGRFKGISDKAVNELEQAIEKNITQLTKEEAGEC from the coding sequence ATGTCTGAGATACCAAAAGAAGAGTATATAGAAAAATGCACAACGGCCTGTGCCGGCTGTACATCCTCGCTTGCACTCCGGTATGTGCTGAAAGCTGCAGGCCCTGACACGGTTCTCGTTGTTCCTGCATGCTGTACAAGTATTCTGCAGGGGGCATATCCGAAAACCGCGTTCTCAGTGCCGGTCTATAATATCGCCTTTGCAGCAGCTGCTGCCTGTGCATCAGGCATGAGCGAGGCGTTTTTAAGTATGGGGAAGAAGACGAACGTCATTGTCTATGCAGGTGACGGCGGAACAGTTGATATTGGTATCCAGGCGCTCTCAGGTGCGCTTGAACGGGGAACAGACTTCCTCTATATCTGCTATGATAACGAGGCATATGGAAACACCGGGATGCAGCGTTCAGGTGCCACCCCGGCAGGCGCCCGGACAACGACAACACCCGGTGGCAAGACCGATGCCAAGAAGGATCTTGACCGGATCATTGCCGCCCACAACATCCCCTACCAGGCAACAGCAACACCTGCATATCCAAAAGATCTCTATGAGAAGGTGAAGACTGCGCTTGCGACTCCCGGACCATCATTTCTGCATATCCTGATCCCCTGTCCCCCGGGATGGAGAATATCCTCTGACATGTCGGTTACTGTTGGGAAGATGGCAGTGAAGACCGGTTCGTTTGTACTCTGGGAGCGGAAATATGGAGAACTCACGATCAGCTCCCCCTCAAAAACTGCCATGAAGAGGAGAGCGCCTCTCAGGGACTACCTCTCGGTTCAGGGCAGGTTTAAAGGCATCTCTGACAAGGCCGTGAATGAACTGGAACAGGCAATCGAGAAGAATATTACACAACTTACAAAAGAGGAGGCCGGAGAATGCTGA